The following nucleotide sequence is from Candidatus Hydrogenedens sp..
AACGCCGTTCCCGAAGAATCACCGGAAGAAGAAGTCTTTGTGGAACCTTTCTGGATAGATATATTTCCTGTAACTGTTGCAGAATATAAAAAATATATTGAAGCGACATCTGCACAGCTTCCCCGTTATTGGTATGACCCCATGTTAAACGGTTCTGACCAGCCTATTGTCGGCATTTCATGGTTTGAAGCCAATGCCTATGCACAATGGGCAGGCAAAATGTTACCCTCAGAAAAGGAATGGGAATTTGCCGCCAGAGGAAAAGAAAACCGAAAATATCCCTGGGGCAATGTTCCACCGGATACCATTCATTGTAATTTTAATGATTATTTAGGTATGCCTTCGATTGTAACCATGCATGAAGAAGGAAAAACACCTGAAGGGGTTTATGACCTTGCAGGAAATGTTATGGAATGGACACGAGATTATTACCTGCCATACTCTATAGCAAGGAGCCACCCAGAAACGGTCCCCAATCCTCCACTACGAGCACTACGAGGCGGTTGTTGGAATTCCGGACCAGAAGCAATCACCTGCACAGCACGCAAAGGATTATTCCCGGAATCAAGACTCAATACCATCGGCTTTCGCTGTGTCATTCCCGCAAAAAAAATGTAAACACACCGATAGCTAACAAAAACAAAAATTTTTAAAAGCCTTTAACAATTACTCTTAAAGGGGGTCTGTTGATTATAATTATTTCATTATTTCATGGAATATCTTTACCATAAAGGAACAGACTTATGAAGAGTAGCAAGACTGCTGTGTTACGGTTACATTGTACGGATGTGCCGGGTATCGTCTACAATGTAGCGCGTTTTATATTTGAACGAGGTGGGAATATTATCCACGCTCAACAGCATAAAGAAGAAATTGATAATCGTTTTTTTATGCGTGTGAAATTTGATTGTTCCAGTATGAATGTTACTAAATCGCAATTTCAGAAAGATTTGGCGGAATTAGCAAAGCAATTTCACATGGAGACATCTATTTCTTTTGGTGATGACCGAAAAAAAATGGCTGTCATGGTTTCCAAGTATGACCACTGTTTATACGACTTATTCCTTAAGCATAAATATGGAGAAATCAACGCAGACATTAGTCTGATTGTTAGCAATCATCCGGATTTGGAACCTGTAGCAGAGAATTTTTCCATTCCTTTCTTTTATATCCCTGTAACGCCCGATACAAAATCACAGGCAGAGAAACAAACCCTTGAATTGTTTGAACATCATTATATTAATTTTGTTGTATTAGCGCGTTATATGCAGATATTAAGTGCTGATTTTGTGAATAAATATCGTAATAATATTATTAATGTGCATCATAGTTTCCTTCCTGCGTTTGTAGGAGCCAAACCGTATCATCAAGCCTATGAACGAGGAGTAAAGTTAATCGGAGCAACCAGTCATTATGTAACGGAGGATTTAGACGAAGGTCCTATTATCTATCAAGAATGTATCCATGTGAATCATACGCATAGCGTTGAGGATTTGATTGCTATGGGTAGAGATATAGAAAAGAAAGTATTATCGGAGGCTGTTAAAGCCCATGCAGATGACCGAATCATGGTTTATCGGAGAAGAACCATCATTTTTGATTGAGAAAATTTTTTAATTGCTCTTAATTTTCTGTCCTTTCTCACCATTCCACACACCCGCAGGACCTAAAGAATACCGATAAGTCTCCCGCCCTTCTATTCCCGCAGGTATATCGGCTGTCGATTCCTGTGCTTCAGCACGGGTCGGTTTAGACGCACTTCGATAAATGCTATATGCATACTCTATAGTAGCCGTATAAGACTGACCACTTTCCCCCGAATGGCTAACAGGCTTTGCATCTATGGGATAATATTGCGTGTATACCTTCACCTCTTTATAATATTCACCCCTTGCTCCCTTTTGCTCAAACTTAACTTCACCATGACGATTTTCGAGATTGAGCCGTTGCAATTCCGTAGCACCGATTTCGCCCAAACGCTGAAATACCTTATCCGTTTCACTGACATACCCTTCCGGTTTTTCTCGCAATCCAAAATCTGAAAGGACCTTATTCACAACACCCCCTTCAGGTCCTGACTGACAGGAAGATAAAATAAGCAGTGTCATTAACACAAATCCAGTAACATATTTCATAACAATATCCTTTTCCTGATTATTGTTAAATTAACGATTTTTTCTCCATTAAGTATAACATGCATACAGCTGTTTTTGATAATACAACCATCCGCCGACACCCTGCCCCATAAAGTTTATTTGTGTTTCATTTGGGTTTTAATTTTATCTGCTTTTTTGCTTTGTTATAGAAGGTTTTTCTAATTAATTGAGCACTTCTTTTGTTTTTTATTCCCTTCATACCCTATCATATACATTTATTGTCTTCTTGCCTAACGATAATACAGTTTGATTTTAAAGGAGAAACTTTATGTCCACTTCAAAAATAAAGAAGCTTCTTGTTCGTTCCGATGTTCCTATAGAGTTTACCTGGGATTTATCGCCGGTATTTCCTAATGAAGCGGCATGGGAAAAGGCTTATCAAAATTTAGAGGAAGAGATACCTAAATTTTCTCAATTCCGTAAGAAACTTGCACAATCCCCTGAAATACTCCGTTCCTGTCTTGAACTTGAAAGTAAAACAGGTCAGATACTTGAGAAATTAAGTGTATATGCCAACTTAAAAGTATGTGAGGATATAACCAATACGAAATTTTTAGCCCTTGCAGGACGAGTTCAATATTTAAGCATGCTATTGGCTCAGGCGGTTAGTTTTATCGCACCGGAAATTCAATCCATACCCGATAAGAAATTTCAGGAGTTTTTATCAAGCAAAGAATTGGAAAAATATCGCTTTTCATTGGAAAATCTGAGAAGGTTTAAACCTCATGTCCTTTCTGAAAAAGAAGAGTATCTCCTTGCATTACATACGGAAAGTGCAGGAGGTGCCGGAAAGATATTTGAGCAGTTGAATGATGCGGATTTGAAGTTCGGCACCATTACTGATGACAAAGGGAATAAAGTGGAATTGACTCATGGGAATTTCCGTGTCTTTTTGGAAAATAGAAATAGAAACCTTCGCAAAAAGGCATTTTTCCAATACTATAAAGTCTATGAAGAGCATGCAAATACAATGTCCGCTTCTTTATCTGCATCCGTTCTGGAAGATGTTTTCCATGCACGAGCAAGGAAATACCCTTCGGTTTTGGAAAGTGCTCTTTTTGAGGAGAATATACCGGCTTCGGTATATCATAACTTGCTAAATGCAGTGAAGGAGAACATTTCTCCTTTGGTTGAATATTTGGAATTGAGGAAACAGGTGCTGAAAATTAAGGATATCCATGCCTATGACCTGTTTGTCCCTCTTGTTGATAGGAAACAGAGAAAACGGAACTATGAGGAAGCCGTTAAGGATATCTCATCCGCATTAGCCCCCTTAGGTAAAGAATATACGCAAACACTGGAAGAAGGCTTGCTAAAAAAACGATGGGTAGACCGATATGAAAATAAGGGGAAACGGAGTGGAGCATTTTCGTGGGGCTGTTATCGCTGTCCACCGTATATCCTGATGAACTATAAAGATGAGTTAGAGGACTCTGTGTTTACATTAGCCCATGAAGCAGGGCATTCTATGCATAGTTATTTCAGCGATAAAAAACAGCCATTCCATTATAGTCATTACACGATTTTTGTGGCAGAAGTGGCTTCCACAGTTAACGAGCAACTCCTTGTCCATTACTATCTGCAAAAATTACCTTCCAAAGAAGACCGTATCCGTTTAATCTGTCGCGAAATTGATGAAATACGAACAACATTAATCCGCCAAACCATGTTTGCTGAATTTGAATTAAAAATCCATACCCTTGCAGAACACGGAGAACCCTTAACACTGGATGTCTTCCGCAACGAGTACCGAAATTTATTAAATATTTATTTTGGAGGGGCTTTAACCATTGACCCGCAATTAGAATTGGAATGTTTTCGCATCCCTCATTTTTATCATGCTTTTTATGTTTATAAATATGCCACAGGCATCTCCTCCGCTATCGCCATAGCAAAAAAATTAATCGAAGGGGACAAAAAAACACAAAAGAACTATCTGGAATTTTTGAGTATGGGTGGGTCCAAATATCCGCTTGATGAACTCAAATCCGCAGGTGTTGATTTATCCACTCCTCAACCAATACAGACCGCTATGAACCATCTGGGTGAAAGAGTATCTCAACTAAAGGAACTTTTGTTAAAATAAATAGATAAATGAAATGGAACTTAAAGGTAAAGGGTAGATTATGAATGCTAAAAAATACACTCATCTTTTCTTATTATTCTCTTTTGTCGTAGCCATTTTGTTCTTAGAGAATAATACATTTGGGGATTTTTCGTTTGAAAGTCTTATTAAACCGCTTGCAGGGCAAAGTATGCGAAATAGTAGTTCTGCCGAGGACATTGAGAAGAATGGTGACGCTCGTCCCATCGAACCGAATCAGACTTTGGTATTGATGGATGAGGATGGTCCTGGAATGATTACCCATTTTTGGAATACCATTGCTACGGAAAATGTATTCTATCCTCGTAGTATCGTGTTAAGAATTTATTACGATGGTTTAGAAAAACCCAGTGTAGAGGCACCTATCGGTGATTTCTTCGGGTTAGGACTGGCAGGACATAAGGAATTTATATCTCAGGTTGTAGTTAATACATCGAGGGGTCGTGCTCGTGTTTGTTTCTGGCCTATGCCCTTCCAGAAACATGTAAAGGTAACTGTTACAAACGAATCAAATATCCGTGTGGGTTCTTTTTACTATTATATAGACTGGAAAAAACTCAACGAATGGACTCCGGATACCCCTTATTTTCATGCTCGTTATCGTCAGGAATATCCCGCCAAACCTGGTAATTATACCCTCCTTGAAACACAGGGAAAAGGGCATTATGTAGGCACGGTCTATTCTACCTTACAAATGGAAACAGGTTGGTTTGGTGAAGGGGACGACTTTTTTTATATTGACGGAGCCGAAATGCCCCAATTAAAAGGAACAGGAACAGAAGATTATTTTAACGATGCATGGGGTTTCCGCGAATTTTATGCTCCTTACTATGGTGTCCCTATATATGAAGGGGTTTTCGCTGGAGACCGTGTAAGTATCTATCGCTGGCATATTCCTGACCCGGTGCATTTTGAAAAAAGTTTGAAGGTTGTTATCGAACACAAAGGCAGTATCATGAATGAAAAAGCCCCCGTTACAAAGATGGACCTTGCAGGTTTCAAAGAACGGCAGGATTGGGTTAGTTCGGTAGCGTTCTGGTATCAAACGACGCCTACGACATGGGACGAACCTCTACCCCCGTCAGATAAACGAGTTCCACCGTATAAAGTACTTAAATTTGATAGTCTTGTTTATCGTGCCGACCCGGCTATTTTGACAGTTCCTACCGAATATTATCTTCTTTATATACCTCTAACTCCAAAAGCAAGTATTGAATT
It contains:
- the purU gene encoding formyltetrahydrofolate deformylase → MKSSKTAVLRLHCTDVPGIVYNVARFIFERGGNIIHAQQHKEEIDNRFFMRVKFDCSSMNVTKSQFQKDLAELAKQFHMETSISFGDDRKKMAVMVSKYDHCLYDLFLKHKYGEINADISLIVSNHPDLEPVAENFSIPFFYIPVTPDTKSQAEKQTLELFEHHYINFVVLARYMQILSADFVNKYRNNIINVHHSFLPAFVGAKPYHQAYERGVKLIGATSHYVTEDLDEGPIIYQECIHVNHTHSVEDLIAMGRDIEKKVLSEAVKAHADDRIMVYRRRTIIFD
- the pepF gene encoding oligoendopeptidase F, which translates into the protein MSTSKIKKLLVRSDVPIEFTWDLSPVFPNEAAWEKAYQNLEEEIPKFSQFRKKLAQSPEILRSCLELESKTGQILEKLSVYANLKVCEDITNTKFLALAGRVQYLSMLLAQAVSFIAPEIQSIPDKKFQEFLSSKELEKYRFSLENLRRFKPHVLSEKEEYLLALHTESAGGAGKIFEQLNDADLKFGTITDDKGNKVELTHGNFRVFLENRNRNLRKKAFFQYYKVYEEHANTMSASLSASVLEDVFHARARKYPSVLESALFEENIPASVYHNLLNAVKENISPLVEYLELRKQVLKIKDIHAYDLFVPLVDRKQRKRNYEEAVKDISSALAPLGKEYTQTLEEGLLKKRWVDRYENKGKRSGAFSWGCYRCPPYILMNYKDELEDSVFTLAHEAGHSMHSYFSDKKQPFHYSHYTIFVAEVASTVNEQLLVHYYLQKLPSKEDRIRLICREIDEIRTTLIRQTMFAEFELKIHTLAEHGEPLTLDVFRNEYRNLLNIYFGGALTIDPQLELECFRIPHFYHAFYVYKYATGISSAIAIAKKLIEGDKKTQKNYLEFLSMGGSKYPLDELKSAGVDLSTPQPIQTAMNHLGERVSQLKELLLK
- a CDS encoding DUF2961 domain-containing protein, with amino-acid sequence MNAKKYTHLFLLFSFVVAILFLENNTFGDFSFESLIKPLAGQSMRNSSSAEDIEKNGDARPIEPNQTLVLMDEDGPGMITHFWNTIATENVFYPRSIVLRIYYDGLEKPSVEAPIGDFFGLGLAGHKEFISQVVVNTSRGRARVCFWPMPFQKHVKVTVTNESNIRVGSFYYYIDWKKLNEWTPDTPYFHARYRQEYPAKPGNYTLLETQGKGHYVGTVYSTLQMETGWFGEGDDFFYIDGAEMPQLKGTGTEDYFNDAWGFREFYAPYYGVPIYEGVFAGDRVSIYRWHIPDPVHFEKSLKVVIEHKGSIMNEKAPVTKMDLAGFKERQDWVSSVAFWYQTTPTTWDEPLPPSDKRVPPYKVLKFDSLVYRADPAILTVPTEYYLLYIPLTPKASIEFDFEILQKGTYRIDSYMIFSLLSGVFQPYIDGKPFGAPIDFSAPGFDIAPLYLDIHELSEGIHTLRFEGVEQTPKYTRTMAPKTYGLGIANIMLLRLEDMEGYRSVLKQLDPNAFPQEKKTEP